One window of Chloroflexota bacterium genomic DNA carries:
- the sucC gene encoding ADP-forming succinate--CoA ligase subunit beta — protein MNLHEYQSKRIFSQYGIPTPQGELAQSPDEAYAAAKQLGGRVVVKAQVLTGGRGKAGGVKVAKTPEEAQAYATQILGMSIKGFKVEQVLIDPAANIKQEIYLGVVLDRAIERLVMISSAAGGMDIEEVARTAPDKIVRIPLDPSLGLADFQAKQIAFGIGLDPALVKEFAVIAKGLSNAVMSSDATLAEINPLAVLGDGHLMALDGKIVIDDNALPRHPDLAALRDVGAEDVAEMEARRHDLSYVKLDGTIGCMVNGAGLAMATMDVIKYFGGAPANFLDIGGGAQADKVAAALRIILSDASVNAVLFNIFGGITRCDEVARGIVQALGQINTKVPMVVRLVGTNEAEGRAILASANMETATTLSEAAQKAIAASKRV, from the coding sequence TTGAACCTTCACGAATACCAGTCCAAACGAATCTTCTCTCAGTACGGCATCCCCACCCCGCAGGGCGAACTCGCACAAAGTCCCGATGAAGCATATGCCGCCGCCAAGCAACTCGGCGGGCGCGTTGTCGTCAAGGCGCAGGTCCTGACCGGCGGGCGCGGCAAGGCCGGCGGCGTCAAAGTCGCGAAGACACCCGAAGAGGCGCAGGCATACGCGACGCAGATTCTCGGCATGAGCATCAAGGGCTTCAAGGTCGAGCAGGTATTGATCGACCCTGCGGCCAACATCAAACAGGAAATCTACCTCGGCGTCGTGCTGGACCGGGCCATCGAGCGGCTGGTGATGATCTCGTCGGCCGCCGGCGGCATGGATATCGAGGAAGTGGCCCGCACAGCGCCGGACAAGATCGTGCGTATCCCGCTCGACCCGTCGCTCGGGTTGGCCGACTTCCAGGCCAAGCAGATCGCCTTCGGCATCGGGCTCGACCCGGCGCTGGTCAAAGAGTTTGCCGTCATCGCCAAAGGCCTGTCGAATGCCGTGATGTCCAGCGACGCCACGCTCGCCGAGATCAACCCGCTCGCCGTGCTCGGCGACGGGCACCTGATGGCGCTCGACGGCAAGATAGTGATTGACGACAACGCACTGCCGCGGCATCCGGACCTGGCCGCCCTGCGCGACGTGGGCGCCGAGGATGTGGCCGAGATGGAAGCACGCCGGCACGACCTGTCGTATGTAAAGCTGGATGGCACAATCGGCTGCATGGTCAACGGCGCGGGCCTCGCGATGGCGACCATGGACGTGATCAAGTACTTCGGCGGCGCGCCGGCCAACTTCCTCGACATCGGCGGCGGCGCGCAAGCTGACAAGGTGGCGGCGGCGCTGCGCATCATCCTGTCCGATGCGTCGGTCAACGCGGTGTTGTTCAATATCTTCGGCGGCATCACTCGCTGTGACGAAGTCGCGCGCGGCATCGTGCAGGCGCTCGGGCAGATCAACACCAAGGTCCCGATGGTGGTACGCCTGGTGGGCACCAACGAAGCCGAAGGCCGCGCCATCCTGGCGTCGGCCAACATGGAAACGGCGACAACGCTCTCCGAGGCGGCGCAGAAGGCGATCGCCGCTTCGAAGCGCGTCTGA
- a CDS encoding M20/M25/M40 family metallo-hydrolase has protein sequence MASFNEQATQAEAVQLLQSLLRLNTTNPPGNEILAVQFIAETLKREGVDSVILESAPGRGNLVARIPGNGARKPFLMMGHVDVVPVEETQWIHPPFGAEIHDGFLYGRGAKDMKNVVAIELMIFMLLKRLGVPLKRDIIFMANADEEAGGIYGAKWMVENHPDLIRAEYGLNEGGGDVFDIGGRKFIECQTGEKGNSRFVVRARGTPGHASQPHNDNAILHLAGAIDTLGQAHLPHHTTATARAYVEGIARQLGPDGEEWLGLLDPKAFWSTLDRLPIDYGMRRQLIATFHNTTVPTILQAGAKTNVIPSYAEALVDSRIIPGVTHDQFRAELRAVLPSSVEFEVTGNTPGIEAKPDSPLFDKIQTVMGRYVPGAQLLPKLVVGGTDARHQTKLGTQVYGFCASNAAPAEGDRVHAHNERIHVDDLLFGLKAMYGIVSEFCAE, from the coding sequence TTGGCATCTTTCAACGAGCAGGCCACGCAGGCCGAGGCAGTCCAATTGCTGCAGTCGCTGCTGCGGCTCAACACGACTAACCCACCGGGCAATGAAATCCTGGCTGTGCAGTTCATCGCCGAAACGCTGAAGCGTGAGGGCGTCGATTCGGTCATCCTGGAGTCCGCGCCCGGACGCGGCAATCTGGTGGCGCGCATTCCCGGCAATGGCGCGCGTAAGCCGTTCCTCATGATGGGTCACGTGGATGTGGTGCCGGTCGAGGAAACCCAGTGGATTCACCCGCCGTTCGGCGCGGAAATCCACGACGGCTTCCTGTACGGGCGCGGCGCCAAGGACATGAAGAATGTCGTGGCGATCGAGTTGATGATCTTCATGCTGCTGAAGCGCCTCGGCGTGCCGCTCAAGCGCGACATCATCTTCATGGCCAACGCCGACGAGGAAGCGGGCGGCATCTACGGCGCCAAGTGGATGGTCGAGAACCACCCCGACCTGATCCGTGCCGAGTACGGCCTGAACGAAGGCGGCGGCGACGTGTTTGACATCGGCGGCCGCAAGTTCATCGAGTGCCAGACCGGCGAGAAAGGTAACTCGCGCTTTGTCGTGCGCGCACGTGGTACACCGGGGCACGCCAGCCAGCCGCACAACGACAACGCGATCCTGCACCTGGCCGGCGCCATCGACACGCTGGGCCAGGCGCACCTGCCGCACCACACCACGGCGACCGCCCGCGCATACGTCGAGGGCATCGCGCGCCAACTCGGCCCGGACGGCGAGGAATGGCTCGGTCTGCTCGACCCGAAGGCGTTCTGGAGCACGCTCGACCGCCTGCCGATCGACTACGGCATGCGCCGCCAGTTGATCGCCACGTTCCACAACACGACCGTGCCGACGATTCTGCAGGCCGGCGCCAAGACCAACGTGATCCCTTCCTATGCCGAGGCGCTGGTCGACTCGCGTATTATCCCCGGCGTCACGCATGACCAGTTCCGCGCGGAACTGCGCGCCGTGCTGCCGTCGTCGGTGGAGTTCGAGGTGACCGGCAACACCCCCGGCATCGAGGCCAAGCCCGACTCGCCGCTGTTCGACAAGATCCAGACGGTCATGGGCCGTTACGTGCCGGGCGCGCAGTTGCTGCCAAAGCTGGTTGTGGGCGGCACAGACGCGCGGCACCAGACCAAGCTGGGCACGCAGGTGTACGGCTTCTGCGCCAGCAACGCCGCGCCGGCTGAGGGCGACCGCGTGCACGCTCACAACGAGCGCATTCATGTCGACGACCTGTTGTTCGGGTTGAAAGCGATGTACGGCATCGTGTCGGAGTTCTGCGCCGAGTAG
- a CDS encoding glycosyltransferase family 39 protein translates to MTPLRRAAGMAGALALAAMGYVADDLLVMIAAALVAAIATAPSSEASGRQALRTFRADTTLNSRTPVLLIALAAVASASAALISQIEPAAAVANYLWLGALILVGVAAGVHDHIGLHSLQMPGKRAIAEIACVTLIALIAFGLRAWNVQEMPPIMHGDEGEMGVIARGILSGVTPPLFEASPFFSLPYVLNYLQAASLAIFGVDEFGLRMLSVIAGTACIPLIYVIGRQGWGVAGGLGAAWLMAVAHMQIHYSRLGFVFIESVLFMLVMMAALAVAGSNKEPDNRWSTFAVAGLAMGLGQYFYFASRVMPIVAAPLVLHMLFTRRATLRQAIVMAAAVLIAFAPLGAYFATHLDVFIDRVSFVSVLRDDNIAHVLGRPGTLSGDWPLVLATQMNHNLRLFVRGGDAGGFYFQNIPGLDPIMSILFWIGLGIAASQTPRFASFALVVWFTLGLFFGGVLTIDAPSAQRLTVMLPTTCLFGALGLSAAWNAVASLRVRPVAAIMWRAGALGVLLSVVAVLTWLNIDLYFRQYANGAQGREAITVARLARAEPEGTAIVLMGRPVLYSNHGAIKYLAPGITFSDPKNAADVSIDPSRGALILAVPDRLNDLKVIQAQYPGTLNDVVDPLGRLVLAAYHIARR, encoded by the coding sequence GTGACGCCGCTGCGCCGCGCGGCGGGGATGGCGGGTGCGCTCGCTCTGGCGGCCATGGGATACGTCGCCGACGACCTGCTGGTGATGATCGCCGCCGCGCTCGTCGCGGCGATCGCAACTGCGCCTTCGTCCGAGGCCAGTGGTCGCCAAGCATTGAGGACCTTTCGCGCAGATACCACACTCAACAGCCGCACGCCGGTATTACTAATTGCTCTTGCCGCAGTTGCCAGCGCGAGCGCGGCACTGATCAGCCAAATTGAGCCAGCCGCAGCCGTCGCGAACTACCTGTGGCTCGGCGCGTTGATACTGGTCGGCGTCGCGGCCGGCGTCCATGATCACATCGGACTGCACTCTTTACAGATGCCCGGCAAGCGCGCCATCGCTGAAATTGCGTGCGTCACGCTCATCGCGTTGATCGCTTTCGGCCTGCGCGCATGGAACGTGCAGGAGATGCCGCCGATCATGCACGGCGACGAAGGCGAGATGGGTGTCATCGCCCGCGGCATTCTGTCCGGCGTTACGCCGCCACTATTTGAGGCCTCGCCCTTCTTCAGCCTGCCCTACGTGCTCAACTATCTGCAAGCCGCGTCGCTCGCCATCTTCGGCGTTGACGAGTTCGGCTTGCGCATGCTGTCGGTGATCGCCGGGACGGCATGCATACCGCTCATTTACGTCATCGGCCGTCAGGGGTGGGGCGTCGCGGGCGGGCTGGGCGCGGCGTGGCTGATGGCGGTCGCGCACATGCAGATCCACTACAGCCGGCTCGGCTTTGTGTTCATCGAGTCGGTTCTCTTCATGCTGGTGATGATGGCCGCGTTGGCGGTCGCGGGCAGCAATAAAGAGCCGGACAATCGCTGGTCCACATTTGCGGTGGCTGGTCTGGCGATGGGCCTCGGACAGTACTTCTACTTCGCGTCGCGGGTCATGCCGATCGTTGCCGCGCCGCTGGTGCTGCACATGCTCTTTACGCGCCGCGCCACCCTGCGCCAGGCGATCGTCATGGCGGCGGCCGTGTTGATCGCCTTTGCGCCGCTTGGCGCCTACTTCGCCACGCACCTGGATGTCTTCATCGACCGCGTCTCGTTCGTCAGCGTGCTGCGCGACGACAACATCGCGCACGTGTTGGGACGGCCCGGCACGCTATCAGGCGACTGGCCGCTGGTGCTGGCGACTCAGATGAACCACAATCTTCGTCTCTTCGTGCGCGGCGGCGATGCGGGCGGCTTCTATTTCCAAAACATTCCCGGCCTGGACCCCATCATGAGCATCCTGTTCTGGATCGGGCTCGGAATCGCCGCGTCGCAAACGCCGCGCTTTGCCAGCTTCGCGCTCGTCGTGTGGTTCACGCTCGGGCTATTCTTCGGCGGCGTGTTGACGATCGACGCGCCTTCGGCGCAACGCCTGACGGTTATGTTGCCAACCACCTGCCTGTTCGGCGCCTTGGGCCTGTCTGCGGCCTGGAACGCCGTGGCTTCGCTGCGCGTGCGTCCGGTCGCAGCGATCATGTGGAGAGCCGGCGCGCTGGGCGTGTTGCTGTCGGTGGTCGCCGTGCTCACCTGGCTCAACATCGATCTCTACTTCCGCCAGTACGCCAACGGCGCACAGGGGCGCGAGGCGATCACGGTTGCACGCCTGGCGCGCGCCGAGCCGGAGGGCACAGCGATCGTATTGATGGGACGACCGGTGCTATATTCCAATCATGGCGCGATCAAGTACCTGGCCCCAGGCATCACGTTCAGTGATCCCAAGAACGCAGCCGACGTGTCAATCGATCCGAGTCGGGGCGCGCTCATACTGGCCGTGCCGGACCGGCTGAACGACCTGAAGGTGATCCAGGCACAGTATCCTGGCACGCTGAACGATGTCGTCGACCCGCTCGGCCGGCTCGTGTTGGCGGCTTACCACATCGCCCGGCGCTGA
- a CDS encoding M20/M25/M40 family metallo-hydrolase: MTIQWDSVREETTALLQDLIRFDTTNPPGNETPCLEHVAAVLRRNGIESTLIESKPTRGNLVARLKGNGSKAPFMMMGHVDVVPVERDKWTVEPFGGIVKDGFVYGRGALDMKNIDVIQMMVLLLLHREKVPLARDVIFMLNADEEIGGKWGAQFMQEQHPDLITAAAGVTELGGNAFEFAGKRFFMVQTGEKAGSGFYLRAHGTPGHGSMPHDDNPVLKLVRALKRLGSVERPIHVSPTMRQYVETIARAAGPEGEIWYGLLDNATFVETLNALPVHASMKKMLHSQFHNSMAPTILSAGTKVNVIPSLAECHVDCRAVPGQTREDVRREVQAVVGDEIEIEFRSEIQSKGVEQVEATQSELWKLMDKHMQAAASDAVLLPFLHTVGTDGRFQVKLGTQIFGFTPALSPITEYDRIHGHDERVAISDLEFGVKVLYNVTKEFCGA; the protein is encoded by the coding sequence ATGACCATTCAATGGGATTCCGTGCGCGAAGAGACGACCGCGCTGCTGCAGGACCTGATCCGCTTCGACACCACCAACCCGCCGGGCAACGAAACGCCGTGCCTCGAGCACGTCGCGGCGGTCCTGCGCCGCAACGGCATCGAGTCCACACTGATCGAGTCCAAGCCCACCCGCGGCAACCTGGTGGCGCGACTGAAGGGCAACGGCAGCAAAGCGCCGTTCATGATGATGGGCCACGTCGACGTCGTGCCCGTCGAGCGCGACAAATGGACGGTCGAGCCGTTCGGCGGCATTGTCAAAGACGGCTTCGTGTACGGGCGCGGCGCGCTCGACATGAAGAACATCGATGTCATCCAGATGATGGTGCTGCTGCTGCTGCACCGCGAAAAAGTGCCGCTCGCGCGCGACGTGATCTTCATGCTCAACGCCGACGAGGAAATCGGCGGCAAATGGGGCGCGCAGTTCATGCAGGAACAGCATCCGGACCTGATTACCGCTGCCGCCGGCGTCACCGAACTGGGCGGCAACGCCTTCGAGTTCGCGGGCAAGCGCTTCTTTATGGTGCAGACTGGCGAAAAAGCCGGTTCGGGATTCTACCTGCGCGCGCATGGCACGCCGGGCCACGGCTCGATGCCGCACGACGACAACCCGGTGCTCAAGCTGGTCCGCGCCCTGAAGCGGCTCGGGTCCGTGGAGCGCCCGATTCACGTCTCGCCCACTATGCGCCAGTATGTGGAGACCATCGCGCGCGCCGCCGGGCCGGAAGGCGAGATCTGGTACGGCCTGCTGGACAACGCGACATTCGTCGAGACGCTGAACGCGCTGCCGGTCCACGCCAGCATGAAGAAGATGCTGCACTCGCAGTTTCACAACTCGATGGCGCCAACGATCCTGAGCGCCGGCACCAAGGTCAACGTGATTCCCTCGCTGGCCGAGTGCCATGTGGACTGCCGCGCCGTGCCCGGCCAGACGCGCGAGGACGTGCGCCGCGAAGTGCAGGCGGTCGTTGGCGACGAGATTGAGATCGAGTTCCGCTCGGAGATTCAGTCGAAGGGCGTCGAGCAGGTCGAGGCGACCCAGTCCGAGCTGTGGAAATTGATGGACAAGCACATGCAGGCGGCCGCGTCCGACGCCGTGTTGCTGCCGTTCCTGCACACCGTCGGCACCGACGGGCGCTTCCAGGTCAAGCTCGGCACGCAGATCTTCGGCTTCACGCCGGCGCTCTCGCCGATCACCGAGTACGACCGCATCCACGGCCACGACGAGCGCGTGGCGATCAGCGACCTGGAGTTCGGCGTGAAAGTGCTGTACAACGTGACCAAAGAGTTCTGCGGAGCATAA
- a CDS encoding glycosyltransferase family 39 protein: MPPRTLKRLAVALAALVVAWQAQVQIGAGAMTEGALLYALALVLFLPALSHLAPARIAVGPLTADWVPAPSLARWQMGLIAAALLVSAASFALFASPARQPAAWLAHGAAVVLFAAAFARRLRLTAREPAPGEPSRRMVVAALLVILVVASLARLWQIDEWPQGTWYDEAFNGNGAARILNDPGYRPIFIESDTLPAHFAYLLTLSFRLFGVSTTSMRFVTTAFGVATAGLAFFVFRRWFGVRGGLLAAALFAVMRYDLSFSRIALHGVTTPFYELLVLYFFDRTLERRSLSDVAAAGLALGFGLAFYTPFRLFPFALAGFLLVAAAISFMRHRRTDAPGRERAALKQFAAPAVFVFVVGLVVATTPLIQFAVQYSDVFFARTATVSIFERRDEPDLLKALWSNFSKHMLMFNVQGDRNGRHNLPNEPLLDPLMGALAVLGFALALRRARDLPNLLNLSVFGVMLMGGVLTVDFEAPQALRSIGVMPAVVYFVALPLMAVGAEIQRLFASRPTAAPILALFNVAGILLLAAIGALNLSTFYDRQRNNADVWTAFSGPETVTAQEMQRLGGDYDLIVTSLWANHPTLRFVAPDVRDYAQWTVNDRLPLVHDAQRGVVLLLDPLLKATYDSARLYYPGADFREIRPPNSDNAAVYAITLSPGDLQAVQGVAVRYYRGEPAGTPAREEALSTLSFDWTRSTPLTGTFTAEFRATLHVADYDAYQFAMDGAPSAEIFVDENPAGAGAVTLAKGNHAVRVRVPPGVLRGTLHWQPSGHTAMTPVPASLLFRAPVSNSGLLGAYYANGDWNGKPEFLQVDPEISFYFHNIPLPRPYSVLWTGKLYAPVPGVYRIATDSRDNSQVTIDGQVIVDNPGAATIEGTIPLTVGWHDLAVGFADKTSHTQIYLYWTPPSGRREVVPSRYLSPPMGRYPTAAEIAALNAPSSLPVPPGGTGVPSAPVSPMLLAPVAVIGSEGTGPSQFKEPRAVAVGDDGRLYVADAGNRRVQMLDAEGKYLGAITGGETAFVEPFDVAAAPDGTIVVLDSAEGWLYRFDRDGHPLGRIGGPPQQFFHPRGLSVDEAGNLYVADTGGSRIVKLAPDGQRLQVFGTRGTGRGQFIEPSSAAADASGYLFATDVPNKRIEVFNPDGRFLLDFAIPLANPFNGPHIALAPDGTLLVTAPEPHKIQRFARDGTLLAEWGGPGSALGQLRLPTGIRVNRNIVWVADTGNNRLQKWEIR; encoded by the coding sequence ATGCCTCCGCGCACTCTCAAACGGCTCGCGGTCGCGCTGGCAGCGCTCGTTGTCGCGTGGCAAGCGCAGGTGCAGATCGGCGCTGGCGCAATGACCGAGGGCGCGCTTTTGTATGCGCTGGCGCTGGTTCTGTTTCTGCCGGCGCTGAGTCATCTGGCGCCTGCGCGCATCGCCGTTGGTCCGCTGACCGCTGACTGGGTTCCGGCGCCCAGCCTCGCGCGGTGGCAGATGGGCTTAATCGCGGCCGCGTTGCTGGTCAGCGCGGCCAGCTTCGCGCTGTTCGCGTCGCCCGCCCGCCAGCCCGCCGCATGGCTGGCACACGGCGCGGCGGTCGTCCTCTTCGCCGCCGCATTCGCGCGCCGGCTCCGGCTTACCGCGCGCGAACCGGCGCCCGGCGAGCCGTCGCGACGCATGGTCGTCGCCGCGCTGCTGGTGATCCTCGTCGTCGCGTCGCTCGCCCGCCTCTGGCAGATTGACGAGTGGCCACAGGGCACGTGGTACGACGAGGCGTTCAATGGCAACGGTGCGGCGCGCATCCTAAACGACCCCGGGTACCGGCCGATTTTCATCGAGTCCGATACCCTCCCGGCGCACTTTGCGTACCTGCTGACGCTGTCGTTCCGGCTGTTCGGCGTCAGCACCACATCGATGCGTTTCGTCACCACCGCGTTCGGCGTGGCGACGGCCGGCCTGGCCTTCTTCGTATTTCGCCGCTGGTTTGGCGTGCGCGGCGGCCTGCTCGCGGCGGCGCTGTTTGCCGTCATGCGCTACGACCTGTCGTTCTCGCGCATCGCGCTACATGGCGTCACAACCCCGTTCTACGAGCTGCTAGTGCTGTATTTCTTCGACCGCACTCTGGAGCGCCGGTCACTCAGCGACGTGGCCGCCGCCGGGCTGGCGCTCGGTTTCGGGCTGGCGTTCTACACGCCGTTTCGCCTGTTTCCGTTCGCATTGGCCGGGTTCCTACTGGTCGCGGCGGCAATTAGCTTCATGCGACACCGTCGCACCGACGCCCCAGGGCGCGAACGCGCCGCGCTCAAACAGTTCGCGGCCCCGGCCGTGTTCGTCTTCGTCGTCGGGCTGGTGGTCGCGACCACACCGCTCATCCAGTTTGCCGTCCAGTACAGCGACGTGTTTTTCGCGCGCACGGCGACCGTGTCGATCTTCGAGCGGCGCGACGAGCCCGACCTGCTGAAGGCGCTCTGGAGCAACTTCAGCAAGCATATGCTGATGTTCAACGTGCAGGGCGACCGCAACGGGCGGCACAACCTGCCGAACGAGCCGCTGCTCGACCCGCTGATGGGCGCGCTCGCGGTGCTCGGGTTCGCGCTCGCCTTGCGCCGCGCCAGAGACCTGCCCAATCTGCTGAACCTATCGGTGTTCGGCGTGATGCTGATGGGCGGCGTGCTGACGGTGGATTTCGAAGCGCCGCAGGCGCTGCGCTCCATCGGCGTCATGCCCGCCGTGGTCTACTTCGTCGCGTTGCCGCTGATGGCCGTAGGCGCGGAGATACAGCGGCTGTTCGCATCTCGCCCAACCGCCGCGCCCATCCTGGCGCTCTTTAACGTCGCGGGTATTCTGCTGCTGGCCGCTATCGGCGCATTGAACCTGAGCACGTTCTACGATCGCCAGCGCAATAACGCCGATGTGTGGACGGCCTTCTCCGGCCCGGAGACGGTCACCGCGCAAGAGATGCAGCGCCTCGGCGGCGACTACGATCTGATCGTCACCTCGCTGTGGGCCAATCATCCGACCCTGCGCTTTGTCGCGCCGGATGTGCGTGACTACGCACAGTGGACCGTCAATGATCGCCTGCCGCTGGTACACGATGCGCAGCGCGGCGTCGTGCTCTTGCTGGACCCGCTGCTTAAGGCAACCTACGACTCCGCACGGCTTTACTATCCGGGCGCTGACTTCCGTGAAATTCGCCCGCCCAATAGCGACAACGCGGCCGTGTACGCGATTACGCTGTCGCCGGGCGACCTGCAAGCCGTACAGGGCGTGGCGGTGCGCTACTACCGGGGCGAACCAGCCGGAACGCCGGCCCGCGAGGAGGCATTGTCCACGCTGTCGTTCGACTGGACGCGCTCGACGCCGCTCACCGGCACCTTCACCGCCGAGTTTCGCGCCACGCTACACGTCGCCGACTACGACGCCTACCAGTTTGCGATGGACGGCGCGCCGAGCGCGGAGATCTTCGTAGACGAAAACCCGGCCGGCGCCGGCGCGGTGACGCTGGCGAAGGGCAACCACGCCGTGCGCGTGCGCGTGCCGCCGGGCGTGCTGCGAGGTACGCTGCACTGGCAGCCATCGGGCCATACCGCGATGACGCCGGTACCCGCGTCACTGCTCTTCCGCGCGCCCGTGTCCAACAGTGGACTGCTTGGCGCGTATTACGCCAACGGCGACTGGAACGGCAAGCCGGAGTTTCTGCAGGTCGATCCCGAGATCAGCTTCTACTTTCACAATATCCCACTGCCGCGCCCCTACTCGGTGCTGTGGACCGGGAAGCTGTACGCGCCGGTGCCGGGCGTATACCGCATCGCGACCGATTCGCGCGACAATTCGCAAGTGACGATTGACGGCCAGGTGATTGTAGACAACCCGGGCGCTGCGACCATCGAGGGCACTATCCCGCTGACGGTAGGCTGGCACGATCTGGCCGTCGGCTTCGCGGACAAGACATCGCACACGCAGATCTACCTGTACTGGACGCCGCCCAGCGGCCGTCGCGAGGTCGTGCCGTCGCGCTACCTGTCGCCGCCGATGGGCCGCTACCCGACCGCCGCCGAGATCGCCGCGCTGAATGCGCCGTCGTCGCTGCCGGTGCCGCCGGGCGGCACGGGCGTCCCGTCCGCGCCGGTCAGCCCCATGCTGCTGGCGCCCGTCGCCGTGATTGGCTCCGAGGGCACCGGGCCCAGCCAGTTCAAAGAGCCACGCGCCGTGGCGGTTGGCGACGACGGGCGGTTGTACGTCGCCGATGCCGGCAATCGTCGCGTGCAGATGCTCGACGCTGAGGGTAAGTACCTGGGCGCGATCACGGGCGGCGAAACCGCGTTCGTGGAGCCGTTCGATGTGGCGGCAGCGCCCGATGGCACGATTGTCGTGCTGGACTCGGCCGAAGGCTGGCTCTACCGTTTTGATCGCGACGGGCACCCGCTCGGACGCATCGGCGGGCCGCCGCAGCAGTTCTTCCACCCGCGCGGCCTGTCGGTCGACGAAGCCGGCAATCTGTACGTGGCGGACACGGGCGGCTCGCGCATCGTCAAGCTCGCGCCGGACGGCCAGCGCCTGCAGGTGTTCGGAACGCGCGGCACCGGGCGCGGCCAGTTCATCGAGCCGAGTTCCGCGGCGGCCGATGCGTCCGGCTATCTGTTTGCCACCGACGTGCCCAACAAGCGCATTGAGGTGTTCAACCCGGACGGCCGCTTCCTGCTTGACTTCGCCATTCCGCTGGCCAATCCATTCAACGGGCCGCACATCGCGCTGGCGCCGGATGGCACACTACTGGTGACCGCACCGGAACCGCACAAGATACAGCGGTTCGCACGCGATGGCACACTGCTCGCTGAGTGGGGCGGGCCGGGGTCGGCGCTGGGACAACTGCGCTTGCCGACCGGCATCCGGGTGAACCGCAATATCGTGTGGGTCGCCGATACCGGCAATAACCGTCTCCAGAAATGGGAGATCCGGTGA
- a CDS encoding flippase-like domain-containing protein codes for MNRQRLTILMGVAVALIATYFAVKDVSGEQLLAALAAADYRLVVPALLVAFSGYAARAWRWQLLIDPVKRVPFATIFPVLIIGFAWNVLVPLRIGELVRAHVLGVREQISRSTLLATVVVERVLDGVGIMALLGLVGALYPGLPGWVEDFTRIATLLFGIALCGLVMLIVSERFSLRLLGIVTARLPQAIASRATTLAEAFVRGYVALRSPGHLAGILLGTALAWLIEIGTYAILFVAFNVHMPPPTFAAASSFYAVVLNLATLVPSPPGYVATIEGFGVAALGAFNVEPAVALSLTVVGHAVQLAAIVVLGAWALWREGLSAFELLRSAGDSKE; via the coding sequence ATGAACCGCCAGCGTCTCACTATTCTGATGGGCGTCGCCGTCGCACTGATCGCCACATACTTTGCCGTGAAGGATGTCAGCGGCGAACAACTGCTGGCCGCGCTGGCCGCAGCCGACTATCGGCTCGTCGTGCCCGCGCTGCTGGTCGCCTTCAGCGGCTACGCCGCACGCGCCTGGCGCTGGCAACTGCTGATCGATCCGGTCAAGCGCGTGCCGTTCGCCACGATCTTTCCGGTGCTGATTATCGGATTCGCATGGAACGTGCTCGTCCCGCTGCGCATCGGCGAACTGGTGCGCGCGCATGTGCTGGGCGTGCGCGAGCAGATCAGCCGCTCGACCTTGCTGGCCACCGTGGTCGTCGAGCGCGTGCTGGACGGTGTCGGCATCATGGCGCTGCTCGGACTGGTCGGCGCGCTATATCCCGGCCTGCCCGGCTGGGTCGAGGACTTCACGCGGATCGCCACACTGCTCTTCGGCATCGCGCTGTGCGGCCTCGTGATGCTGATCGTGAGCGAGCGTTTCTCGCTGAGGCTGCTCGGCATCGTCACGGCGCGCCTGCCGCAGGCGATTGCCAGCCGCGCAACCACCCTGGCCGAGGCGTTTGTGCGCGGCTACGTCGCGCTGCGCTCGCCGGGCCATCTGGCCGGCATCCTGCTCGGCACCGCGCTTGCGTGGCTGATAGAGATCGGCACCTACGCGATCCTGTTCGTCGCTTTCAACGTGCACATGCCACCCCCGACCTTCGCTGCCGCGTCGAGCTTCTATGCGGTCGTGCTGAATCTGGCCACGCTGGTGCCGTCGCCGCCCGGTTATGTCGCGACGATCGAGGGCTTTGGCGTGGCCGCGCTCGGCGCGTTCAACGTCGAGCCGGCGGTCGCGCTCAGCCTCACCGTCGTCGGCCACGCCGTCCAGTTGGCGGCCATTGTCGTGTTGGGCGCGTGGGCCTTGTGGCGCGAGGGGTTGTCCGCCTTTGAGTTGCTGCGCTCGGCAGGTGACAGCAAAGAGTAA